A single region of the Streptomyces vilmorinianum genome encodes:
- a CDS encoding flavin-containing monooxygenase: MEYIDVAVIGGGQSGLATAHSLLRVGLRPVILEASEQAAGSWPRYYDSLTLFSPARYSALPGLPFGGDPDRYPHRDEVVAYLVRYAERLDADIRTRSRVTAARAAGDGFALDLEGGQRLGARAVVTASGGFGRPNRPTLPGLDTFAGALLHVSEYRTPEPHEGQRVVVVGAGNSAVQVAAELAQVARVSLASRAPVRWFPQRPLGRDLHYWLTVTGLDAAPLGRFQRRPATMAVIDDGRYRASLAAGRPDRRPMFTRVDGPTVTWDDGTKEEVDAIILATGYRPDLGYLTPLGILDGSGRPRHRNGASLTHPHLVHVGLEWQRSLSSASLRGVGRDAERAARRIARQLRRS; the protein is encoded by the coding sequence GTGGAGTACATCGATGTCGCCGTCATCGGGGGTGGGCAGTCGGGCCTCGCCACGGCGCACAGCCTTCTGCGCGTGGGGCTTCGACCTGTGATCCTGGAGGCATCCGAGCAGGCCGCCGGTTCGTGGCCGCGGTACTACGACAGCCTCACCCTGTTCTCGCCCGCCCGGTACAGCGCGCTGCCGGGGTTGCCGTTCGGTGGCGACCCGGACCGCTACCCGCACCGGGATGAGGTGGTGGCCTACCTGGTGCGGTACGCCGAGCGCCTGGATGCCGACATCCGCACCCGTAGCAGGGTCACGGCTGCACGTGCGGCCGGGGACGGCTTCGCGCTGGACCTCGAAGGCGGGCAGCGGCTGGGGGCTCGAGCGGTGGTGACGGCTAGCGGGGGCTTCGGTCGGCCGAACCGGCCCACCCTGCCCGGGCTCGACACCTTCGCCGGCGCGCTGCTGCACGTCTCGGAGTACCGAACCCCCGAGCCGCACGAGGGGCAGCGGGTCGTGGTCGTCGGCGCGGGGAACTCGGCCGTGCAGGTCGCCGCCGAGCTGGCACAGGTGGCGCGGGTGAGTCTGGCGAGCCGAGCGCCGGTGCGCTGGTTCCCGCAGCGGCCGCTCGGGCGGGACCTGCACTACTGGCTGACGGTCACCGGCCTGGATGCGGCACCGCTCGGCCGCTTCCAGCGGCGTCCGGCCACGATGGCAGTCATCGACGACGGCCGTTACCGCGCCTCCCTCGCCGCCGGCCGGCCGGACCGGCGCCCGATGTTCACGCGGGTCGACGGCCCGACGGTGACCTGGGACGACGGGACGAAGGAGGAGGTGGACGCCATCATCCTGGCCACCGGCTACCGGCCCGACCTCGGCTACCTCACCCCGCTCGGCATCCTCGACGGCTCAGGGCGTCCCCGACACCGGAACGGCGCCTCGCTCACCCACCCACACCTCGTCCACGTGGGGCTGGAGTGGCAGCGCAGCCTGTCGTCGGCGTCCTTGCGGGGCGTCGGCCGCGATGCCGAACGGGCCGCCCGCAGGATCGCCCGTCAGCTGCGCCGCTCATAG
- a CDS encoding ArsO family NAD(P)H-dependent flavin-containing monooxygenase, whose translation MTQAVDVVVIGGGQSGLAAGYHLRRLGLDFVILDAQLTPGGAWRHTWDSLHLFSPAAYSSLPGRLMPPQPGETYPDAAHVVSYLSDYEQRYDLPVHRPVRVTGVHRDGELLRVETDSGTWRTQAVVSATGTWSRPFVPAVPGRTEFWGAQLDTVEYRSPSDFTGRKVIVVGGGNSGAQIAADLAYGSDLTWVTLREPRYLADDIDGRALFDHATARRRALDDGRTDTGGVASLGDIVAVPPVRAARDAGLLKAQPMFDRLTPTGVAWSDGLTAEADAIIWCTGFRPALSHLAPLGLRGLRGHIPTTGTRATGEPRLHLLGYGDWTGPASATLIGVGRPARDAARQIAGLLR comes from the coding sequence GTGACCCAGGCTGTGGATGTGGTGGTGATCGGCGGCGGCCAGTCCGGGCTCGCCGCCGGCTATCACCTGCGCCGCCTGGGCCTGGACTTCGTCATCCTCGACGCGCAGCTCACACCGGGCGGTGCCTGGCGGCACACTTGGGACTCCCTGCACCTGTTCTCCCCGGCCGCGTACTCCTCCCTGCCCGGCCGCCTCATGCCCCCGCAGCCCGGCGAGACCTACCCGGACGCCGCCCACGTCGTCTCGTACCTGAGCGATTACGAGCAGCGGTACGACCTCCCGGTCCACCGACCCGTCCGCGTGACCGGCGTCCACCGCGACGGCGAACTCCTGCGCGTCGAGACCGACTCCGGTACGTGGCGTACCCAGGCGGTGGTGAGTGCGACCGGCACCTGGTCACGCCCCTTCGTCCCCGCAGTGCCGGGTCGTACGGAGTTCTGGGGCGCCCAGCTCGACACGGTCGAGTACCGCAGTCCCTCCGACTTCACCGGGCGGAAGGTGATCGTGGTCGGGGGCGGCAATTCCGGAGCCCAGATCGCCGCCGACCTCGCGTACGGCTCCGACCTGACCTGGGTCACCCTGCGCGAACCCCGCTACCTCGCCGACGACATCGACGGCCGCGCCCTCTTCGACCACGCCACCGCCCGCCGCCGCGCCCTCGACGATGGCCGCACCGACACTGGCGGCGTCGCCTCGCTGGGCGACATCGTCGCCGTTCCGCCCGTCCGCGCAGCACGCGATGCGGGCCTGCTCAAGGCCCAGCCGATGTTCGACCGGCTCACTCCGACCGGGGTCGCCTGGTCCGACGGTTTGACGGCGGAGGCCGACGCGATCATCTGGTGCACGGGCTTCCGCCCCGCCCTCTCCCACCTCGCGCCACTCGGCCTGCGCGGCCTTCGCGGCCACATCCCCACGACCGGCACCCGGGCGACCGGCGAGCCCCGACTCCACCTCCTCGGCTACGGCGACTGGACCGGCCCCGCTTCGGCCACCCTCATCGGCGTCGGCCGTCCCGCCCGCGACGCCGCCCGGCAGATTGCCGGGCTTCTGCGCTGA
- a CDS encoding ArsR/SmtB family transcription factor, with translation MSNVKVLPLLQPEVEPCCPPLTERPLTADEAERTAKMFKALGDPVRLRLFSAVASHEGGEACVCDISDVGVSQPTVSHHLKKLKEAGLLSSERRGTWVYYRVEPAVLAAMGQLLTKAAAA, from the coding sequence ATGTCGAATGTCAAGGTGTTGCCGCTGCTCCAGCCGGAGGTCGAGCCGTGCTGCCCGCCGCTGACGGAGCGCCCGCTGACGGCGGACGAGGCCGAGCGGACAGCGAAGATGTTCAAGGCGCTCGGGGACCCGGTGCGCCTGCGGCTGTTCTCGGCGGTCGCCTCTCACGAAGGCGGCGAGGCGTGCGTGTGCGACATCTCCGATGTCGGCGTCTCGCAGCCCACGGTGTCCCATCACCTGAAGAAGCTGAAGGAGGCCGGGCTGCTCTCCTCCGAGCGGCGCGGCACCTGGGTGTACTACCGCGTCGAGCCCGCCGTGCTGGCGGCCATGGGGCAGCTGCTGACCAAGGCGGCTGCCGCGTGA
- a CDS encoding cation:proton antiporter, giving the protein MHSSALFLIEFGAIILGLGLLGRFAGRFRFSPIPLYLLAGLAFGEGGLLPLGASEEFVAIGAEIGVILLLLMLGLEYTASDLVTNLKTQYPAGLVDFALNALPGAAMALLLGWGPVAAVVLAGVTWISSSGVIAKVMGDLGRLGNRETPVVLSILVLEDLAMAVYLPIITALLAGVSLAAGSITLAIALGVAGLVLFLAVRFGRVISRFVSSDDPEKLLLVVLGLTLLVAGIAQQLQVSAAVGAFLVGIALSGEVAEGAHNLLSPLRDLFAAVFFVFFGLHTDPASIPPVILPALALAVVTAGTKIATGYWAARRAGISVKGRWRAGGTLVARGEFSIVIAGLAVTAGIEPALGPLATAYVLVLVIVGPLTARYTEPIAMRLTARRRNKGPAPAPAAGTLPESLEPVDDGTVTRG; this is encoded by the coding sequence GTGCACTCCTCCGCCCTCTTCCTGATCGAGTTCGGTGCGATCATCCTCGGCCTGGGGCTCCTCGGCCGTTTCGCCGGACGGTTCCGGTTCTCCCCGATACCCCTCTACCTGCTGGCCGGGCTCGCCTTCGGCGAGGGCGGTCTGCTGCCCCTGGGCGCGAGCGAGGAGTTCGTCGCCATCGGCGCCGAGATCGGCGTCATCCTGCTGCTGCTGATGCTGGGTCTGGAGTACACGGCCAGCGACCTGGTCACCAACCTCAAGACCCAGTACCCGGCCGGCCTGGTCGACTTCGCCCTCAACGCCCTGCCCGGCGCGGCGATGGCCCTGCTCCTCGGCTGGGGTCCGGTCGCCGCCGTGGTCCTGGCGGGCGTCACCTGGATCTCGTCCTCCGGCGTCATCGCCAAGGTGATGGGTGACCTCGGCCGTCTCGGCAACCGCGAGACCCCGGTCGTCCTGAGCATCCTGGTCCTCGAAGACCTCGCCATGGCCGTGTACCTGCCGATCATCACCGCCCTGCTCGCCGGGGTGAGCCTGGCCGCCGGAAGCATCACCCTCGCCATCGCCCTCGGCGTCGCGGGCTTGGTGCTGTTCCTCGCCGTCCGGTTCGGGCGGGTCATCTCCCGGTTCGTCTCCAGCGACGACCCCGAGAAGCTTCTCCTGGTCGTCCTCGGGCTCACCCTCCTCGTGGCGGGCATCGCCCAGCAGCTCCAGGTCTCCGCCGCCGTCGGCGCGTTCCTCGTCGGCATCGCCCTCTCCGGGGAGGTCGCCGAGGGAGCGCACAACCTGCTGAGCCCGCTGCGGGACCTGTTCGCCGCCGTCTTCTTCGTCTTCTTCGGGCTGCACACCGACCCCGCCAGCATCCCGCCGGTGATCCTGCCCGCCCTCGCGCTGGCCGTGGTCACCGCCGGAACGAAGATCGCCACCGGCTACTGGGCCGCGCGACGTGCCGGGATCTCCGTCAAGGGCCGCTGGCGGGCGGGAGGCACGCTGGTCGCCCGTGGCGAGTTCTCCATCGTGATCGCGGGTCTCGCCGTCACCGCGGGCATCGAACCGGCCCTCGGGCCGCTGGCCACCGCGTACGTGCTCGTCCTGGTGATCGTGGGCCCGCTCACCGCCCGCTACACCGAACCGATCGCCATGCGGCTGACCGCACGCCGCCGGAACAAGGGCCCCGCCCCCGCCCCGGCGGCCGGGACTCTGCCGGAGAGCCTGGAGCCGGTCGACGACGGCACGGTCACCAGGGGGTGA
- a CDS encoding cation:proton antiporter regulatory subunit, with product MSSTPLPGIGVRYDLTTREQRRLSVVARRDGGRVLNAYHRDDPDECALSVKLTSGEAEALIDALMPSHHSPNLLSTTDLGLVAERVELSSTSYWNGRLLGETRMRTETGVSIVAVLRRSGAVPSPGPEFRLAGGDVLIVIGTREGAEAAASILGRE from the coding sequence ATGAGCAGTACGCCGCTGCCCGGGATAGGGGTCCGCTACGACCTCACCACGCGTGAACAGCGGCGGCTCTCGGTGGTCGCGCGTCGTGACGGGGGGCGGGTGCTCAACGCGTACCACCGGGACGATCCGGACGAGTGCGCGCTGTCGGTGAAGCTGACCTCCGGTGAGGCGGAGGCGCTGATCGACGCGCTGATGCCCTCGCACCACAGCCCGAACCTGCTGTCGACCACGGATCTCGGTCTGGTGGCGGAGCGCGTCGAGCTGTCCTCGACCTCGTACTGGAACGGGCGGCTGCTCGGCGAGACCCGGATGCGGACGGAGACCGGGGTGTCGATCGTCGCGGTGCTGCGCCGGTCCGGCGCGGTGCCCTCTCCGGGGCCGGAGTTCCGGCTGGCCGGCGGTGACGTCCTCATCGTGATCGGCACCCGTGAGGGTGCGGAGGCGGCTGCCTCGATCCTGGGCCGGGAGTGA
- a CDS encoding arsenate reductase ArsC: MTAPLASVLFVCVHNAGRSQMAAGFLRHLAGDRVEVRSAGSLPGDQVNPSAVAAMAELGIDISDQKPKVLTPEAAQASDYIITMGCGDACPVFPGKTYLDWQLEDPAGQGVEAVRPIRDEIRTLIEGLIADIDAKKA, from the coding sequence ATGACTGCTCCGCTCGCCTCCGTGCTGTTCGTCTGCGTCCACAACGCCGGCCGCTCCCAGATGGCCGCCGGTTTCCTGCGCCACCTGGCCGGCGACCGTGTCGAGGTCCGCTCCGCGGGCTCTCTCCCCGGCGACCAGGTCAACCCCTCCGCCGTGGCCGCCATGGCCGAGCTGGGCATCGACATCTCCGACCAGAAGCCGAAGGTCCTCACCCCCGAGGCCGCCCAGGCGTCCGACTACATCATCACCATGGGCTGCGGCGACGCCTGCCCCGTCTTCCCCGGCAAGACCTACCTCGACTGGCAGCTGGAGGACCCCGCCGGACAGGGCGTCGAGGCCGTCCGCCCCATCCGCGACGAGATCAGGACCCTCATCGAGGGCCTCATCGCCGACATCGACGCCAAGAAGGCGTGA
- a CDS encoding GNAT family N-acetyltransferase yields MTASALVVPLTAAHADEVIAIYQVGIDEGNATFETTAPTWEQFDAAKLPEHRFAAADETGRVLGWVATTKVSDRCAYEGVVEHSVYVHPDARGQGVASALLKALIDSTEAAGIWTIQSGIFPENAASLAVHERAGFRVIGTRERIGRHHGVWRDVVLVERRSPAIS; encoded by the coding sequence GTGACCGCCTCCGCCCTGGTGGTGCCGCTCACCGCCGCGCACGCCGACGAAGTGATCGCGATCTACCAGGTCGGCATCGACGAGGGCAACGCCACCTTCGAGACCACAGCCCCCACCTGGGAGCAGTTCGACGCGGCAAAGCTGCCCGAACACCGGTTTGCCGCCGCCGACGAGACCGGACGGGTCCTCGGCTGGGTCGCCACCACCAAGGTCTCCGACCGGTGCGCGTACGAGGGCGTCGTTGAGCACTCCGTCTACGTCCACCCCGACGCCCGGGGCCAGGGTGTGGCCTCCGCCCTGCTGAAGGCGCTCATCGACTCCACCGAGGCGGCCGGGATCTGGACCATCCAGTCCGGCATTTTCCCGGAGAACGCCGCGAGCCTCGCTGTTCACGAGCGGGCAGGCTTCCGGGTGATCGGCACCCGCGAGCGCATCGGCCGCCACCACGGCGTGTGGCGGGACGTCGTGCTCGTCGAGCGGCGCAGTCCTGCCATCTCCTGA
- a CDS encoding aquaporin, with amino-acid sequence MTATEPAASDAIATDLSPQPAPGATPPRTPLAARAAAELVGTAALVAIVVGSGIQATQLTDDVALQLLANSTATVFGLGVLIALLGPVSGAHFNPVVSLAEWWTARRGGAGVNARELAVYVPSQIVGGILGAVLADAMFGEPLVKWSTHDRSAGNLLLGEVVATAGLILLIFGLARTDRLRFAPVAVASYIGAAYWFTSSTSFANPAVTIGRAFTDTFAGIAPASVPGFIAMQLIGAVVGLALVAVIFMRGRTDTE; translated from the coding sequence GTGACCGCCACCGAGCCCGCCGCGAGCGACGCCATAGCCACCGACCTGTCGCCGCAGCCCGCCCCCGGCGCGACCCCGCCCCGTACCCCGCTCGCCGCCCGAGCCGCTGCCGAGCTCGTGGGTACCGCGGCGCTGGTGGCGATCGTCGTCGGCTCCGGCATCCAGGCGACCCAGCTCACCGACGACGTCGCTCTGCAGCTCCTCGCCAACTCCACGGCCACCGTCTTCGGCCTCGGCGTGCTGATAGCCCTCCTCGGCCCGGTGTCCGGCGCGCACTTCAACCCGGTGGTCAGCCTGGCGGAGTGGTGGACCGCCCGCCGGGGCGGTGCCGGCGTGAACGCCCGCGAGCTCGCCGTCTACGTCCCGTCGCAGATCGTCGGCGGGATCCTCGGCGCGGTGCTCGCGGACGCGATGTTCGGCGAGCCGCTGGTGAAGTGGTCGACGCACGACCGCTCGGCGGGCAACCTGCTCCTCGGCGAGGTGGTGGCGACCGCCGGCCTGATCCTGCTGATCTTCGGCCTGGCCCGCACCGACCGGCTCCGCTTCGCGCCAGTCGCCGTCGCCTCGTACATCGGCGCCGCCTACTGGTTCACCTCCTCCACCTCCTTCGCCAACCCGGCGGTGACGATCGGCCGCGCCTTCACCGACACCTTCGCGGGCATCGCCCCGGCCTCCGTCCCCGGCTTCATCGCCATGCAGCTGATCGGCGCCGTCGTGGGCCTGGCCCTGGTCGCCGTGATCTTCATGCGCGGCAGGACGGACACGGAGTGA
- the trxB gene encoding thioredoxin-disulfide reductase translates to MDQTDGIRDVVIIGSGPAGYTAALYTARAQLKPLLFGSSIFIGGSLTTTTEVENFPGFPQGIDGPDLMENMRAQAVRFGAEMIDDDVVEVDLTGDVKLLTDSAGTIHRAKAVIIATGSGYRKLGLPKEQELSGRGVSWCATCDGFFFRDRDIVVVGGGDTAMEEATFLTRFARSVTVVHRRSTLRASKAMQNRAFADDKISFAFDSEIAEIKSESGMLAGVVLRDVITGKTRDLDATGLFIAIGHDPRTELFTGQIDLDDEGYIKVESPSTRTNLPGVFAAGDVVDHTYRQAITAAASGCQAALDTERHLAALAHKTAASVTV, encoded by the coding sequence ATCGACCAGACCGACGGCATACGCGACGTCGTCATCATCGGCTCCGGCCCCGCCGGGTACACCGCCGCCCTCTACACCGCCCGTGCTCAGCTCAAGCCCCTGCTGTTCGGCAGCTCGATCTTCATCGGCGGCTCGCTCACCACGACCACCGAGGTCGAGAACTTCCCCGGCTTCCCGCAGGGCATCGACGGCCCGGACCTGATGGAGAACATGCGGGCCCAGGCCGTGAGGTTCGGCGCCGAGATGATCGACGACGACGTCGTCGAGGTCGACCTTACTGGCGACGTCAAGCTGCTGACCGACTCCGCCGGCACCATCCACCGCGCCAAGGCCGTGATCATCGCCACCGGCTCCGGCTACCGCAAGCTCGGCCTCCCCAAGGAGCAGGAGCTGTCCGGGCGCGGCGTGTCCTGGTGCGCCACCTGCGACGGCTTCTTCTTCCGCGACCGCGACATCGTCGTGGTCGGCGGCGGCGACACCGCCATGGAAGAAGCCACCTTCCTCACCCGCTTCGCCCGCTCGGTCACCGTCGTCCACCGCCGCTCCACCTTGCGCGCCTCCAAGGCCATGCAGAACCGGGCCTTCGCCGACGACAAGATCTCCTTCGCCTTCGACAGCGAGATCGCGGAGATCAAGTCCGAGAGCGGCATGCTCGCCGGTGTCGTCCTCCGCGACGTCATCACCGGCAAGACCCGCGACCTCGACGCCACCGGCCTGTTCATCGCCATCGGCCACGACCCGCGCACCGAACTCTTCACCGGCCAGATCGACCTCGACGACGAGGGCTACATCAAGGTCGAGTCCCCCTCGACGCGCACGAACCTCCCCGGCGTCTTCGCCGCCGGCGACGTCGTCGACCACACCTACCGCCAGGCCATCACCGCCGCCGCCAGCGGCTGCCAGGCAGCCCTCGACACCGAACGCCATCTGGCAGCACTGGCGCACAAGACTGCCGCGTCGGTCACCGTCTGA
- a CDS encoding arsenate reductase ArsC, giving the protein MAASSYPVLPDERLAAGVARLAVRHRGRFSPETVQRLIADSYQRLAANAHVRTHLVVLAERFAAERLDALAHVENPAAGDGRPRVLFVCSHNAGRSQMAAALLAHRAGDGVIASSAGTHPAGAVEPHVVQALTEAGVALDEVYPKPLTDEVVRAADIVITMGCGDACPVFPGHRYLDWPVPDPDGAPITVVREIRDALDARITDLLDTLPSGS; this is encoded by the coding sequence ATGGCCGCGTCCTCGTACCCGGTCCTTCCCGACGAACGTCTCGCGGCCGGTGTCGCCCGCCTTGCCGTACGCCACCGCGGCCGGTTCTCCCCGGAGACGGTGCAGCGGTTGATCGCGGACTCCTACCAGCGGCTCGCCGCGAACGCGCACGTCCGCACCCACCTCGTGGTGCTCGCGGAGCGGTTCGCCGCTGAGCGCCTGGACGCACTCGCGCACGTCGAGAACCCGGCCGCGGGCGACGGTCGGCCGCGGGTGCTGTTCGTGTGCAGCCACAACGCCGGCCGCTCCCAGATGGCCGCGGCCCTGCTCGCCCACCGGGCCGGGGACGGCGTGATCGCCTCCTCCGCGGGCACCCACCCGGCCGGCGCCGTCGAGCCGCACGTCGTCCAAGCGCTCACCGAGGCCGGCGTCGCACTCGACGAGGTCTACCCCAAGCCGCTGACCGACGAGGTCGTCCGGGCCGCCGACATCGTGATCACCATGGGCTGCGGCGACGCCTGCCCCGTCTTCCCCGGCCACCGCTACCTGGACTGGCCGGTCCCCGACCCCGACGGCGCCCCGATCACCGTCGTGCGCGAGATCCGCGATGCCCTCGACGCCCGGATCACCGACCTGCTGGACACCCTGCCGTCCGGCTCCTGA
- a CDS encoding ArsR/SmtB family transcription factor: MMTSVDADLIRVLGDPLRLQIVTLLARETLCTTHLVEETGAKQTNLSNHLRVLREAGVVETEPCGRFTYYRLKPDVIEQLAGQFTALAQTARLTAEANFKRSCP; this comes from the coding sequence ATGATGACGTCAGTCGATGCTGATCTGATCCGGGTGCTGGGCGATCCCCTGCGCCTCCAGATCGTGACCCTGCTCGCCCGCGAGACGCTGTGCACCACCCACCTCGTGGAGGAGACCGGTGCCAAGCAGACCAACCTCTCCAACCACCTGAGAGTCCTGCGCGAAGCCGGGGTCGTCGAGACGGAGCCCTGCGGCCGGTTCACCTACTACCGCCTCAAGCCGGATGTCATCGAGCAGCTCGCCGGCCAGTTCACCGCTCTCGCCCAGACCGCGCGCCTGACCGCCGAGGCGAACTTCAAGCGTTCCTGCCCGTAG
- a CDS encoding TIGR02391 family protein, translating into MTLDIDWARGELAHFLELTELYRPPDPPGVMVLSSSLSNRGSRRDIVASAHVVEQILDRVLPRWKTEVPSDRNKTVNRWCQHREAAQRADAALERDAEIRERLGDDAPQLSAATMHPWIWQGARALWQSGHFREAVTAAARKVNAETRNKVGRRDLSETKLFQNAFSLTAPKDGEHRLRLMEDDGGDTFRSIHRGAMAFAEGCYAGIRNPNSHEDGLPELPEHEALEQLAAFSVLARWVDTATVAQAE; encoded by the coding sequence ATGACTCTCGACATCGACTGGGCGCGCGGAGAGCTCGCCCACTTCCTTGAACTGACCGAGCTGTACCGGCCGCCCGACCCGCCAGGCGTGATGGTCCTCAGCAGCAGCCTCTCCAACAGGGGATCGCGCAGGGACATCGTTGCAAGCGCCCATGTTGTGGAGCAGATCCTCGACCGGGTGCTGCCGCGGTGGAAGACCGAGGTCCCGTCCGACCGCAACAAAACGGTCAACCGTTGGTGCCAGCACCGGGAGGCAGCACAGCGCGCCGACGCGGCACTCGAGCGGGATGCGGAGATTCGTGAGCGTCTGGGGGACGACGCTCCCCAGCTCAGTGCCGCGACGATGCATCCGTGGATCTGGCAGGGGGCACGGGCACTGTGGCAGAGCGGTCACTTCCGCGAAGCGGTCACCGCTGCGGCGAGGAAGGTCAACGCCGAGACACGGAACAAGGTGGGACGGCGGGACCTGAGCGAGACGAAGCTCTTCCAGAACGCCTTCTCCCTGACCGCCCCGAAGGACGGCGAGCACCGCCTTCGGCTGATGGAGGATGACGGCGGGGACACCTTCCGCAGCATCCATCGCGGTGCCATGGCCTTCGCCGAGGGCTGCTACGCCGGCATCCGCAATCCCAACAGCCACGAGGACGGCCTCCCAGAGCTGCCCGAGCATGAGGCCCTGGAGCAGCTGGCCGCGTTCAGCGTCCTGGCCCGATGGGTGGATACGGCCACGGTCGCGCAGGCCGAATAG
- a CDS encoding cation:proton antiporter, whose product METPVALLLELGVILAALSVLGALARRFTLSPIPLYLLTGLAVGEGGIAPVPAAGEFVGAGAAIGVILLLLVLGLEFSLQEFAVGLRRHVSSAVVDVVLNAAPGAVAGWLLGLDGVGVLALAGATYISSSGIVARLLSDLHRLGNRETPAVLSVLVLEDLAMAFYLPVLAVLASGGVWWQAVLGVLVAVGAVLVAFTVSYRWGHHLGRLVAHPDAEQLLLRVLGLTLIVAALAEFVHASAAVGAFLVGLALTGETATRTRAVLSPLRDLFAAVFFLAIGLSVDPADLLPVLPAALALAAVTLVTKVIVGRYAAFRDGVGRRGQWRAGTALIARGEFSLVIVGLVGTTHSTLGPLVTAYVFLLAIAGPLLTRFAGVLPVRPGPVTEAREGAPPPP is encoded by the coding sequence GTGGAGACGCCGGTCGCCCTGCTGCTGGAGCTGGGCGTCATCCTGGCCGCCCTGAGCGTGCTGGGGGCGCTGGCGCGGCGCTTCACCCTTTCGCCGATCCCTCTTTATCTGCTCACGGGCCTGGCCGTGGGGGAGGGCGGTATCGCCCCGGTCCCGGCCGCGGGCGAGTTCGTCGGGGCCGGCGCCGCCATCGGGGTCATTCTGCTGCTCCTGGTGCTGGGGCTGGAGTTCTCGCTGCAGGAGTTCGCGGTCGGGCTGCGGCGGCACGTGTCCTCGGCCGTGGTGGATGTGGTGCTGAACGCCGCTCCGGGGGCGGTGGCCGGGTGGCTGCTCGGCCTGGATGGCGTCGGAGTGCTCGCCCTGGCGGGTGCCACGTACATCTCCTCGTCGGGCATCGTGGCCCGTCTGCTGTCCGATCTGCACCGGCTGGGCAACCGGGAGACGCCGGCGGTCCTGTCGGTGCTGGTCCTCGAAGACCTTGCCATGGCCTTCTACCTGCCCGTGCTCGCGGTCCTGGCCTCCGGGGGCGTGTGGTGGCAGGCGGTCCTGGGTGTTCTTGTCGCGGTCGGCGCGGTCCTGGTCGCCTTCACCGTCTCTTACCGGTGGGGGCATCACCTCGGTCGCCTTGTCGCACACCCCGACGCCGAGCAGCTGCTGCTGCGCGTCCTCGGCCTCACCCTGATCGTCGCTGCGCTGGCCGAGTTCGTCCACGCCTCGGCGGCCGTCGGCGCCTTCCTCGTCGGGCTGGCCCTGACGGGGGAGACCGCGACCCGTACCCGGGCTGTGCTCAGCCCCCTGCGGGACCTGTTCGCCGCCGTGTTTTTCCTGGCGATCGGCCTGTCCGTCGACCCCGCCGACCTGCTGCCCGTGCTGCCCGCCGCGCTCGCGCTCGCGGCCGTCACCCTCGTCACGAAGGTGATCGTCGGCCGGTACGCGGCCTTCCGTGACGGGGTGGGCCGGCGCGGGCAGTGGCGCGCCGGCACCGCGCTGATCGCCCGCGGCGAGTTCTCCCTCGTCATCGTCGGCCTTGTCGGGACCACGCACAGCACGCTGGGCCCGCTGGTGACGGCGTACGTCTTCCTCCTCGCCATCGCCGGCCCCCTCCTCACCCGCTTCGCCGGAGTCCTGCCCGTCCGGCCGGGGCCGGTGACCGAGGCACGAGAGGGCGCGCCTCCTCCGCCGTGA